A window of the Lactuca sativa cultivar Salinas chromosome 7, Lsat_Salinas_v11, whole genome shotgun sequence genome harbors these coding sequences:
- the LOC122194994 gene encoding protein MOR1 — MPGLVFSRENYAPLEPHMERHPLVPPFGGVINEALDIITYGSPDQREAPAKGLRPKALMSVQNVNIQSQALLNVKDSNKDERQRIVYCRFKFEELQLEQIKDLEVAIYL, encoded by the exons ATGCCTGGATTAGTTTTTAGCAG GGAAAATTATGCTCCTTTAGAGCCTCATATGGAAAGGCATCCACTCGTGCCACCATTTGGAGGTGTAATTAATGAAGCTTTAGATATCATTACATATGGTTCTCCTGATCAG CGAGAGGCTCCAGCAAAGGGATTGAGACCAAAGGCTTTAATGTCTGTTCAAAATGTTAACATCCAGTCACAAGCTTTGCTAAATGTCAAGGACTCTAATAAG GATGAAAGACAGAGAATTGTGTATTGTAGGTTTAAATTTGAAGAGTTGCAGTTGGAGCAGATTAAGGATCTTGAGGTTGCTATATATTTATAA